The following proteins are co-located in the Acropora palmata chromosome 11, jaAcrPala1.3, whole genome shotgun sequence genome:
- the LOC141896833 gene encoding melatonin receptor type 1B-like, which translates to MSNGATWWVEFVFTSVVFLLGLIGNIFVLIIVLQRGTRKTINVIFVTCLACADLVLVSESLISILKQFKIIIPCSSQAFTTTLATTGFNAGLFTITSMAIHRCYVITHPWGPKLKRWKALIWVSLVWLIAFTLAIPIMIVKKPAKNGNCREVWPSKSLSQAYTATLMSVQFFCPLIITAICYIKIWLFLRRRPVIPQRILRTGESTTRDETARENIVILKTVAVIVVLFLVLLLPLEVAWMLFDFKNISFDELWFASTLLARLHSCLNPILYGIMNKQYRQSYIKLLSPMLGLCCHHPSTGSTTRQAPLQPRFQGRSSSLPQETLRTTLASREHHVKNTGTDEDPVACQLGKVIDH; encoded by the coding sequence ATGTCCAACGGAGCAACGTGGTGGGTTGAATTTGTATTCACGTCTGTGGTATTCTTGCTTGGGCTCATTGGCAACATATTTGTCCTCATCATTGTGCTCCAAAGAGGAACCAGGAAAACAATCAACGTTATATTTGTCACTTGTTTAGCATGTGCTGATTTAGTGCTAGTATCCGAGTCACTGATTTCCATCctcaaacaatttaaaataatcattcCATGCTCATCGCAGGCATTCACTACGACACTTGCCACAACAGGGTTCAATGCAGGACTATTCACCATTACATCGATGGCCATACATCGATGCTATGTTATCACTCATCCATGGGGACCCAAACTAAAAAGATGGAAGGCACTGATTTGGGTTTCACTGGTGTGGTTGATAGCTTTTACTTTGGCGATACCTATTATGATTGTTAAGAAGCCAGCAAAGAACGGCAACTGTCGTGAAGTTTGGCCTTCAAAAAGTTTGAGCCAAGCATATACCGCCACATTGATGAgtgttcagtttttttgtcCACTTATCATAACAGCGATTTGttacataaaaatttggcTCTTCTTACGCAGACGACCCGTGATCCCACAAAGAATATTGAGAACAGGCGAAAGTACTACACGTGACGAAACCGCTCGAGAGAATATtgtgattttgaaaactgtagctgttattgttgtattgtttttggttCTTTTATTACCATTGGAAGTTGCTTGGATGCTGttcgattttaaaaatatttcctttgaCGAGCTCTGGTTTGCATCAACACTGCTTGCAAGACTGCATAGCTGTTTAAATCCGATCTTGTACGGTATTATGAACAAACAATATCGTCAAAGTTACATTAAGTTGTTATCGCCAATGTTGGGTCTCTGTTGTCATCATCCCTCAACCGGGTCGACTACAAGGCAAGCACCATTGCAACCTCGTTTTCAGGGTCGctcttcttcccttccccAAGAAACCCTGCGAACGACATTGGCATCACGGGAACATCACGTGAAAAACACGGGGACCGACGAAGATCCGGTTGCTTGCCAACTCGGGAAAGTCATTGATCACTAG